In Fusarium falciforme chromosome 9, complete sequence, the following are encoded in one genomic region:
- a CDS encoding HpcH-HpaI domain-containing protein translates to MIGYQALLFYVLSLVQHLCLLPPASAGVLIDAEHGLISDKDYYELTNAVASEGASPIIRVPWNEEWMIKRALDAGCHGVLTLMCHSADDARKIVQYSKYSPVGSRGYGPMFAPHSFHRLPARQYDERANKDLLVAAQIEFRSAVENVDEIAQVEVVDVLLIGPFDLAKQMGVTRGSEEHAAAIQKALKAAKLAGKKTAIFCTNGTQARSRAQEGFYMVSIITGLGILEEGMTRELAVATNAHPQEKGRDQY, encoded by the exons ATGATAGGTTACCAAGCTCTGCTATTTTACGTTCTGTCCTTGGTTCAGCATCTTTGTCTCCTTCCTCCAGCTTCGGCTGGGGTGTTGATTGATGCTGAACATGGGTTGATCTCTGACAAGGACTATTATGAG TTGACTAACGCAGTTGCTTCTGAAGGAGCGAGTCCGATAATTCGTGTTCCCTGGAATGAGGAGTGGATGATTAAGCGTGCTCTTGACGCTGGCTGTCATGGTGTTTTGACGCTCATGTGCCATTCTGCA GATGATGCAAGAAAGATTGTTCAATACTCCAAGTACTCTCCAGTTGGGTCTCGCGGGTACGGGCCCATGTTTGCGCCTCACTCTTTCCACCGGTTGCCCGCCCGTCAGTACGATGAGAGGGCGAACAAGGACTTGCTAGTCGCGGCACAGATCGAGTTCAGATCTGCAGTGGAAAACGTCGACGAGATTGCCCAGGTGGAGGTGGTTGATGTTCTACTGATAG GGCCTTTTGATCTCGCTAAGCAAATGGGAGTGACCCGAGGCTCAGAAGAGCATGCAGCAGCTATTCAGAAGGCTCTCAAAGCAGCCAAGCTGGCTGGCAAGAAGACGGCCATCTTTT GCACGAATGGGACCCAGGCTCGCTCTCGGGCACAGGAAGGATTTTATATGGTCTCTATCATCACTGGTCTTGGCATCTTGGAGGAGGGTATGACGCGGGAACTGGCTGTTGCCACGAACGCGCACCCGCAGGAAAAGGGGCGAGACCAGTACTGA
- a CDS encoding Mannitol-1-phosphate 5-dehydrogenase, protein MAKKAVHFGAGNIGRGFVACFLHNSGYDVVFADVNDTIVNLINETPSYRVIEVGSEGTTENTITNYRAINSRTHEEDLIEEIRTAEVVTCSVGPNILKFIAPVIAKGIDRRSTDDAPLHVIACENAIGATDTLAEHIKDPRNTSPERLEDHHLRARYANSAIDRIVPAQDADAGLDVTLEKFFEWVVDRTPFEDVGIPDIKGINWVDNLGPFIERKLFTVNTGHATAAYHGYNRRKRTVYDALQDKEIMAEVRGALMETKSLIVSKHAIDEEAQAAYVNKIVKRIGNPHLEDAVERVGRAPLRKLSRKERFIGPAAELAENGQSIKYLLDAIEMAFRFQEVEDDEESKQLAKIMSENGPEDVVKQVCGIQDSEKIFPQLVQVVQRVQADSAED, encoded by the exons atggctaAGAAGGCTGTTCACTTTGGCGCTGGCAACATCG GCCGTGGCTTTGTCGCCTGCTTCCTCCACAACTCTGGTTACGACGTCGTCTTTGCCGATGTCAACGACACCAttgtcaacctcatcaacgAGACCCCCTCATACCGTGTCATCGAGGTCGGCTCTGAGGGTACCACCGAGAACACCATCACAAACTACCGAGCCATCAACTCGCGAACCCACGAGGAGGATCTGATCGAGGAGATCCGCACAGCAGAGGTCGTCACCTGCTCCGTCGGCCCCAACATCCTCAAGTTCATCGCTCCCGTCATTGCCAAGGGTATCGACCGCCGATCAACCGACGACGCTCCCCTGCACGTTATTGCTTGCGAGAACGCCATTGGCGCCACTGATACCCTTGCCGAGCACATCAAGGACCCCCGCAACACCTCCCCCGAGCGTCTTGAGGACCACCACCTCCGCGCCCGCTACGCCAACTCTGCTATTGACAGAATTGTCCCCGCTCAGGACGCTGATGCCGGCCTTGATGTTACCCTCGAGAAGTTCTTTGAGTGGGTTGTTGACCGCACTCCCTTCGAGGATGTTGGCATTCCCGACATCAAGGGCATCAACTGGGTTGACAACCTCGGCCCCTTCATTGAGCGCAAGCTCTTCACTGTCAACACTGGCCATGCCACCGCTGCCTACCACGGTTACAACCGAAGAAAGCGCACCGTCTACGATGCTCTCCAGGACAAGGAGATCATGGCCGAGGTCCGAGGTGCCCTCATGGAGACCAAGTCTCTGATCGTCTCCAAGCACGCCATCGATGAGGAGGCCCAGGCTGCCTACGTCAACAAGATTGTCAAGCGAATTGGCAACCCCCATCTTGAGGATGCTGTCGAGCGTGTTGGCCGTGCCCCTCTCCGAAAGCTCTCCCGCAAGGAGCGCTTCATCGGCCCCGCCGCCGAGCTTGCCGAAAACGGCCAGTCCATCAAGTACCTCCTTGACGCTATCGAGATGGCCTTCCGTTTCCAGGaagtcgaggatgacgaagagTCCAAGCAGCTTGCCAAGATTATGTCAGAGAACGGACCCGAGGATGTTGTCAAGCAGGTGTGCGGCATTCAGGACAGCGAGAAGATCTTCCCCCAGCTTGTGCAAGTTGTGCAGCGCGTCCAGGCCGACAGCGCCGAGGACTAA